Within Sporosarcina sp. PTS2304, the genomic segment GTAGCTGAAGTCGGCGAGTTTACAGCTGATAAATCTATCAGAGCAAGAGGTACTGTAATCGAAGCTCAACTCGACAAAGGGAAAGGTTCTGTCGCTACATTGCTCGTACAAAATGGTACATTGCACGTAGGAGATCCTATTGTGGTAGGTAATACGTACGGTCGTGTTCGTGCAATGGTCAGCGATCTAGGTCGACGAGTAAAAGAGGCAGGTTCATCCACGCCGGTAGAAATCACTGGATTGAGTGATGTACCACAAGCAGGCGATCGTTTTGTTGTATTTAAGGACGAGAAGACTGCGCGTCAAATCGGTGAGTCCCGTGCCGGGGAAGCTCTTCAGGAACAACGTGTTGAAAAAACACGTGTGACATTAGATAACTTATTTGATCAAATGAAGCAAGGCGAAATGAAAGAATTGAACTTGATCGTCAAAGCGGACGTTCAAGGAGCAGTAGAAGCGATGGCATCTTCTCTTATGAAGATTGAAGTAGAAGGCGTTAACGTGAAAATTATCCATACGGGTGCAGGTGCGATTAACGAATCAGATATTTCATTGGCAGCAGCTTCAAATGCAATTGTTATAGGGTTTAATGTACGTCCTGATACAAATGCAAAACGTGCAGCAGAAGAGGAAGGCGTAGATATTCGTCTCCACCGTATTATTTATAAAGTGATTGAAGAGATTGAGTCAGCAATGAAAGGTTTACTGGATCCTGAATATGAGGAAAAAGTAATCGGTCAAGCTGAAGTCCGCGAAACATTTAAAGTGACAAAAGTAGGAACAATTGCAGGTAGTTATGTAATTGACGGTAAAATTACACGAGATTCTAGTGTCCGTGTCCTTCGTGATAATATTGTCGTATTTGAAGGCGAGCTTGATACGTTGAAGCGATTCAAAGACGATGCTAAAGAAGTGGCAAGAGGCTATGAATGTGGGATTATGATTAAAAAGTTCAATGATATCAAAGAGGGCGATATTATCGAAGCATATATCATGGAAGAAATTAAAAGAGTATGATCGTATACGCGGAATGCTCATTCTTTATACCGGCTGCGGCATCGCTTAAAGATAAGCGAGCTGTATTAAATCGTATGAAAGATCGAGTGAAAAATTCCTATAATGTTTCTGTTGCAGAAATAGATCATCAAGATCTTTGGCAAAGGACGACTTTTGCTTTAGTAGCTGTCGCATCGTCAAAAGATGCGGCAGAGCGGGAAGTTAGAAGAGCGATTCGCCTATTCGAATCAAATCCAGAATGGGAAATGACCGCGTGTACAGTTGACTACTTATGAGTATAGAACGAGGTGAATGTTCATGTCAGTGCGTGCAAATCGAGTTGCTGAGCAAATGAAAAAAGAATTGGGCGATATTATCGGTCAAAAGTTGAAAGATCCGCGTATAGGTTTTGTTACAGTAACAGGCGTAGACGTAACAGGAGACTTACAACAGGCTAAAGTGTTTATTTCGGTTCTAGGGACAGATAAAGAGCGCGAAGACACTTTGATTGGCTTATCAAAAGCTAGAGGGTTTATTCGGACTGAAATCGGTCAACGAATTCGTTTACGTAAAACACCAGAAATAGAATTTGAATTAGACGAATCGGTTGCTTATGGTAATCGTATCGAGAGCTTAATCCGTCAAGTGAATGATGAAGACGAGCTGTAAAACATGTGGAGGAAGTTCATTATCGCTTAAGCGTAATGACTTCCTCTATTCTTATAGTTGACATGTTTTCCAATGAACCTATGGAAAGAAGGGGCAACAAGATGAACGGCATATTACCTTTATGGAAAGAAAAAGGGATGACATCACATGATTGCGTCTTTAAACTTCGAAAGATTTTACGGACAAAAAAAGTAGGACATACCGGCACATTAGATCCTGAAGTAGAAGGTGTCTTACCTATCTGTATAGGAAAAGCGACAAAAGTGGCTTCTTATATAACAGATGCAGGAAAAGAGTATATTGCGACAGTATCGATCGGATGCTCTACCGAAACCGAAGATGCGCAAGGTGAGACAGTCGCAAGCGATAATTCGCAGAAAGAATTTTCAAGAACTCAAATAATAGAAGTACTACATAAGTTAACCGGTGAAATTACACAAATCCCCCCGATGTATTCAGCTGTTAAAGTAAATGGTAAACGCCTTTACGAATATGCCAGAAAAGGGATTGAAGTGGAACGTCCGAAAAGAATAGTGCAAATTGACGAAATAGAACTGTTAAATGATGAGGACACATTTACCGGGGAGCAAGTAACATTTACTATACGAGTACGGTGTGGAAAGGGTACGTATATTCGTACATTAGCTGTCCAAATTGGCGAGTTACTTGGCTATCCAGCTCATATGGAATCACTAGTACGCACTGCTTCAGGAAACTTCCGTCAAGAACAATGCAAAACACTGGCAGAAGTGTCGAAAGTAATGGAAGAGGAAAACATACAATCTATTTTATTGCCAATTGAACAAGTGTTAACAGAATTTCCTTTAGTAGAAATTAGTCCTACGGCATTAGATAGTATTCAAAATGGTCAAGTACTCCCTGCTCATCCATTATTGAGTACTCATCCGTCTATTCTAATGACATATGAAGAAAAAGTATTGGCAATATATCAAAATCATCCAACAAAAGCTGGGCTGATGAAGCCAGAAAAAATGTTATTGCCTAATGAGTAAGGAGAGATAGAAATGGAAATCTACAGATTACGTTACCCGGACCGAGTAGATATTGGAGAGAAGCACGACTATTCTTTAGCTATCGGTTTTTTTGATGGCATACATAAAGGACATCAAGAAGTGATTTGTTCTGCAAAAAAGACAGCGGAAAAATTAGCAATACAGACAGCTGTTATGACGTTTGATCCACATCCATCTCAGCTCTTTTCAGGCAAGAACATCGGCTATATCACTCCTTTTGAGGAAAAAGTCAGATTGTTGGAAGGTCTGCATGTAGATGCTTTATTCATCGTCAGTTTTGATTGGGCTTTGGCAAGTTTGTCTCCGCAACAGTTTATTGATATTTTCGTTAAAGGCTTACATGTTAAACATGTCACTGCAGGCTTTGATTTTACATTTGGAGCGAAAGGTGCAGGAACAATGGAGGATATGAATCGGTTATCGGAAGGATTATATGGAACGACTACTGTTTCCAAAGTAACATTCGATGAAAACGGTAAAACGTCTTCCACGAAGATTCGGCAGCTACTATCAGAAGGTAATGTAGAAGATGCTTCACGTTTATTAGGACGACCGTTCCGTACAGTAGGAGAAGTAGTTCACGGGGAAAAACGGGGACGTCAGCTTGGGTTTCCAACAGCTAATATTCAAACCGACGAAGAGCATATCGTCCCTGCGAATGGTGTCTACGCTGTGACCTGTTTAATCGATGGTACGTGGTATAACGGGGTCTGTAATATGGGAGTCAAACCTACCTTTCATAATCCAGAGCATCGTCAAGCTACAGCGGAAGTACATTTACTAGATGCTTCTATGGACTTGTACGGCAAGCATATAGCGATCGACTGGCTATATAGAATACGATCCGAAAAAAAGTTTGAATCATTGGATGCATTGAAAGAACAAATAGCGAAAGATAAACAAACGGCAATCGACTTATTAAATGAATAGAGTTGGTTGTTGCAACGAGCACCATGCCGTGATATGATAAAATAGTGTTCAATACACAAACCACTTCTTGGCACCACGATTCACCAACGTTTGCTCGGGAGATGGGGATACTTTTAATTTAGGAGGTGAAAAGGATGGCTATTACACAAGAGCGCAAAACTGAGCTTATCAATCAATTCAAAACTCATGAAAATGATACTGGATCTGCTGATGTTCAGATTGCTATCCTTACTGAAGAGATCAATAACTTGAACGGTCACTTACGTACACATAAGAAAGACCACCACTCACGTCGCGGTCTGTACAAAATGGTTGGTACACGTCGTCGTCTGTTAAGATATCTACGTGAAACTAACGTTCAACGTTACCGTGATCTTATTGCAACATTAGGCTTACGCCGTTAATAAGACTGAGAAGCGGGCATTGCCCGCTTTTTTCTATGGAATGAAGAGTGAAAAAATCGCATACATGTATCATATTTGGTACACTACTACTAATTACATACCATCAACAGGTAAAAACAGCTTTACAATAGAGAGGAGTTCTACAATGTCAGAACAGAAAAAAGTGTATACACTCGATTGGGCAGGACGTACGCTGACGATCGAAGCTGGACAACTTGCTAAGCAAGCAAATGGTGCTGTGCTCGTTCGTTACGGTGAAACAACAGTACTTTCTACGGTAACTGCTTCTAAGAAACCAAAACCTCTAGACTTTTTCCCACTAACAGTAAACTATGAAGAGCGTTTATACGCGGTTGGTAAAATTCCAGGTGGATTTATTAAACGTGAAGGCCGTCCTTCAGAAAAGGCTGTATTGACAAGTCGTTTAATCGACCGTCCGATTAGACCTTTATTTCCTGATGGTTTCCGAAATGACGTACAAGTAATTTCACTTGTCATGTCAGTAGACCAAGATTGTTCATCAGAAATCGCTGCTATGATTGGATCTTCACTGGCGCTATCTATTTCAGACATTCCGTTTGACGGACCTATTGCAGGTGTTCAAGTAGGTCGTATTGATGGTGAATTCATCGTCAATCCAACACCGGCACAACTTGAAAACTCTGAAATCGATTTAGTCGTTGCTGGAACGAAAGATGCAATCAACATGGTAGAAGCAGGAGCAAAAGAAGTTTCTGAGCATATTATGCTTGAAGCGATTATGTTCGGTCACGATGAGATTAAGAAATTAATTGAATTCCAAGAAAAAATCGCTCAAGAAATCGGTAAAGAGAAGTTCGAGATTGAATTATTCGAACTGGATGCTGAAATTAGCAAAGAAGTAAAAGATTTCTGTGAGAGTGATTTAATCGCTGCTATACAAACAGAAGAAAAACACGCGCGTGAAGATGCGATTAATGAAGTAAAAGCATCAGTACTTGAACGTTATAATGAACAAGAAGCTGACGAAGAAACGATTAAGCAAGTAAAAGCTGTTTTGGAACAAATGGTTAAAGATGAAGTTCGTCGATTAATTACGGTGGACAAAGTGCGTCCAGATGGCCGTGGATTAGATGAAATTCGTCCATTGTCTTCTGAAACAGGCTTATTGCAACGTGCACATGGCTCTTCACTGTTCACACGTGGACAAACACAAGTATTGAGTGTTTGTACGTTAGGAGCACTTGGTGAAGTCCAAATGATTGATGGATTAGGTTTAGATGAGTCTAAACGCTTTATGCATCACTACAACTTCCCGAACTTTAGTGTAGGTGAAACTGGACCGATCCGTGGACCAGGCCGTCGTGAAATCGGTCATGGGGCGCTTGGAGAACGTGCATTGCTTCCTGTCCTTCCTGATGAAGTTGAATTCCCTTATACAATGCGTCTAGTCGCAGAAGTATTAGAATCTAATGGTTCGTCTTCACAAGCATCTATCTGTGCTTCTACAATGGCTATGATGGACGCGGGTGTACCGATCAAGTCGCCGGTAGCAGGTATTGCAATGGGCTTGATCAAAAAAGATGAAGATTACTCAATTCTTTCAGATATTCAAGGAATGGAAGATCATTTAGGTGATATGGACTTTAAAGTAGCAGGTACTAGTAAAGGT encodes:
- a CDS encoding DUF503 domain-containing protein, which produces MIVYAECSFFIPAAASLKDKRAVLNRMKDRVKNSYNVSVAEIDHQDLWQRTTFALVAVASSKDAAEREVRRAIRLFESNPEWEMTACTVDYL
- the rbfA gene encoding 30S ribosome-binding factor RbfA, coding for MSVRANRVAEQMKKELGDIIGQKLKDPRIGFVTVTGVDVTGDLQQAKVFISVLGTDKEREDTLIGLSKARGFIRTEIGQRIRLRKTPEIEFELDESVAYGNRIESLIRQVNDEDEL
- the truB gene encoding tRNA pseudouridine(55) synthase TruB, which gives rise to MNGILPLWKEKGMTSHDCVFKLRKILRTKKVGHTGTLDPEVEGVLPICIGKATKVASYITDAGKEYIATVSIGCSTETEDAQGETVASDNSQKEFSRTQIIEVLHKLTGEITQIPPMYSAVKVNGKRLYEYARKGIEVERPKRIVQIDEIELLNDEDTFTGEQVTFTIRVRCGKGTYIRTLAVQIGELLGYPAHMESLVRTASGNFRQEQCKTLAEVSKVMEEENIQSILLPIEQVLTEFPLVEISPTALDSIQNGQVLPAHPLLSTHPSILMTYEEKVLAIYQNHPTKAGLMKPEKMLLPNE
- the ribF gene encoding riboflavin biosynthesis protein RibF — translated: MEIYRLRYPDRVDIGEKHDYSLAIGFFDGIHKGHQEVICSAKKTAEKLAIQTAVMTFDPHPSQLFSGKNIGYITPFEEKVRLLEGLHVDALFIVSFDWALASLSPQQFIDIFVKGLHVKHVTAGFDFTFGAKGAGTMEDMNRLSEGLYGTTTVSKVTFDENGKTSSTKIRQLLSEGNVEDASRLLGRPFRTVGEVVHGEKRGRQLGFPTANIQTDEEHIVPANGVYAVTCLIDGTWYNGVCNMGVKPTFHNPEHRQATAEVHLLDASMDLYGKHIAIDWLYRIRSEKKFESLDALKEQIAKDKQTAIDLLNE
- the rpsO gene encoding 30S ribosomal protein S15, encoding MAITQERKTELINQFKTHENDTGSADVQIAILTEEINNLNGHLRTHKKDHHSRRGLYKMVGTRRRLLRYLRETNVQRYRDLIATLGLRR
- the pnp gene encoding polyribonucleotide nucleotidyltransferase, with the translated sequence MSEQKKVYTLDWAGRTLTIEAGQLAKQANGAVLVRYGETTVLSTVTASKKPKPLDFFPLTVNYEERLYAVGKIPGGFIKREGRPSEKAVLTSRLIDRPIRPLFPDGFRNDVQVISLVMSVDQDCSSEIAAMIGSSLALSISDIPFDGPIAGVQVGRIDGEFIVNPTPAQLENSEIDLVVAGTKDAINMVEAGAKEVSEHIMLEAIMFGHDEIKKLIEFQEKIAQEIGKEKFEIELFELDAEISKEVKDFCESDLIAAIQTEEKHAREDAINEVKASVLERYNEQEADEETIKQVKAVLEQMVKDEVRRLITVDKVRPDGRGLDEIRPLSSETGLLQRAHGSSLFTRGQTQVLSVCTLGALGEVQMIDGLGLDESKRFMHHYNFPNFSVGETGPIRGPGRREIGHGALGERALLPVLPDEVEFPYTMRLVAEVLESNGSSSQASICASTMAMMDAGVPIKSPVAGIAMGLIKKDEDYSILSDIQGMEDHLGDMDFKVAGTSKGITALQMDIKIDGLSRQILEESLTQAKIGRIHILNHMMTTISETREELSEYAPKIIVIHINPDKIRDVIGPGGKVINKIIEETQVKIDTEQDGTIYIASPNSEMNAKAKQMIENIVREAKVGEYYLAKVKRIEKFGAFLEIFPGKDGLLHISEIQEARTKEVEDVLKLGDELFVKVIEIDRQGRVNLSRKVVILEEKEAKEKANKE